From Uloborus diversus isolate 005 chromosome 8, Udiv.v.3.1, whole genome shotgun sequence, a single genomic window includes:
- the LOC129228407 gene encoding uncharacterized protein LOC129228407, producing the protein MEWLSEIDEIENIKIPRLYFTDFEWGASEVHIFSDASPKCYGCVAYFRMKHGDGYLTKFMIAKSRVAPLKGLTLPRLELMGALISSRLGSYLQDTFRKLEKQKIFYWTDSQICLHWIKGNADEWKQFVRNRVKEIQTKTNPSNWFFCNGKDNPSDKLTRGIRVQALVNDKVWFYGPAWLNELDMSCNMESANVDIDVHCAEERKRSVVTLQTNIESSQPLLNLENYSDLNKVLRITSYVMRFIKNCRATNEMKTGSITANEMTDAERYWIRTVQQSEFEKEYSQLKNKEPISPSSKLYSFNPILTSDDLIAVRVLIGEEKTPRQLWKLGRVIEVHKVRDKKRVPET; encoded by the exons ATGGAATGGCTAAGTGAAATAGACGaaatagaaaacataaaaattcccAGGTTATATTTCACTGATTTTGAGTGGGGAGCATCAGAAGTTCATATATTTTCAGACGCAAGTCCAAAGTGCTATGGATGCGTGGCTTACTTTCGAATGAAACACGGGGAtggatatttaacaaaatttatgatagcGAAATCTCGAGTAGCCCCATTAAAAGGGTTGACTCTCCCACGATTGGAATTAATGGGTGCATTAATTTCTTCAAGGTTGGGATCTTACTTGCAAGATACGTTCCGCAAGCTagagaaacagaaaattttctattgGACTGATTCGCAGATATGTCTCCATTGGATCAAGGGAAATGCTGATGAGTGGAAGCAGTTTGTTAGAAACCGTGTAAAGGAGATTCAAACGAAAACAAATCCATCGAATTGGTTTTTTTGCAACGGAAAAGATAATCCATCTGACAAACTTACGAGAGGAATCAGAGTTCAAGCCTTAGTCAATGATAAAGTGTGGTTCTATGGACCGGCTTGGCTCAATGAGCTAGACATGTCATGTAACATGGAAAGTGCTAATGTTGACATTGATGTTCATTGTGCTGAAGAGAGGAAGCGAAGCGTTGTAACCTTACAAACGAACATTGAATCCTCTCAACCTTTGCTGAATCTGGAAAATTACAGTGACTTAAATAAAGTATTAAGAATAACAAGTTACGTCATGAGATTCATCAAAAACTGTAGAGCTACTAACGAAATGAAAACGGGAAGTATTACGGCCAACGAAATGACGGACGCAGAAAGGTATTGGATTCGAACTGTTCAGCAAAGTGAATTTGAGAAAGAATATTCTCAGCTAAAGAATAAAGAACCGATTAGTCCTAGTTCTAAGCTATATAGTTTTAATCCGATTTTGACGTCAGATGATTTAATCGCTGTCAGAG TGTTAATAGGGGAAGAGAAAACACCCAGGCAGTTATGGAAGCTTGGAAGAGTCATTGAAGTTCACAAGGTGCGTGACAAGAAG AGGGTTCcggagacatga